AAGATACAAATCCTTTACACTCTATTTTATCTGTTGATATGACTATGATTAGACCTTCACAAAGGAATACCTCtagtcatatgatcacagacaactcttctcagccacctcttatttctgtaggaaaaacttctctgagcttttcatgtgagaatgagaaaAAAGATTTAGTGAAAAACATAATtcaagagaggcaggatccttacctggcaaaaggagaggtagatgagagccaggatttagttaatccttgtgaggaagctctgactattaaaagtcatgagatgagtggtgtgagaagtgatgagatcactttaaaagaatagagagatttaGGGACTCATGGTTCTTTTCTTACAGGATCTACACAGGTAACTAAGCCTTCCAAGTCTAATCTTGATTTGAACCTCAAAGGCATAGTTCCTGATTTTGATGTTGATTCTGATATTCCTGAGAAATCTTCTGGTAATCACGGTGATTCTGATGACTCTGATGATAATAATCCTAATGATGCTGTTTTGAAAGTTGGTATTAAAGCATCtaaattatataattttggttcatcatctggtGATGTTGCTGCTCTACATCCTCATAGGGCTTATGAATAGAATCATTCTTGGAGATTACCCAGTGAAAAGATATCTATGGAATCTGCTCAGACTTTAGTTGATCATGCTGTTCAATGTCATATACTGATATGAAAGCATCTATTAAATCCACTAGAGTTTTAGTCAAGAGACTGCATTCTTCTATCTTTGCACTCAAGCAAGATACTGTTAATCTCGGAGAAGAGCTTGCTGATATTTCCATGACTATTAAAGGTACAAACAGACAAAGTAGTTTTTTAAAGAGAAAGTTTATCTTGGAAGCAAAACAAGATCATATGTCTGAAAAGCTGACAGCTTTGGAGGCTGGTCAGAATGCTACAAATTCCAAGTTGGATGTTATTTTCTCTTTTCTACAAAGTCTAGATGCCAACAAGGGGGAGATAGTATCAAATACAAAAtgtcaacctgaatcagttttgaggagaaacactaattctgatgatgatggtgatgaaCAAGAAAATGAGACCTCTGATGCTGTAAAAGTTCAAACTGGAACTGGAATTGGAAGTCAAAAGAAGACACAGTCAACTCAAGTCTGTAAGGATAGATGACATAGATCTAACATGGAAGCTGCTCTTGTTACTCCAAGTTCAATTCCTAATCACAAAGTTATTAGTTCTGATTTTTTTTCCTGACACTGTAAGACTGATAGTGATTTCTGATTCTGTGAagattgaagaagaagaaattatATTTTGAATGGATTTACAGATTCTCTCTGCTTATGTTGAAGCTGTTAATGCTGAAAACTTCAAGGAAGAAATGGTTTTTGATAGAGAAGAAAGGGCACAGGAAGGAAAAATCTGAACAGCTGTTGACAAAGTAGATCAAGAATACAAGAATATGCTAAAAAGATCTGAGAGGAATAAATGGAGGAGTACAAATTTGAAGATGTTGTAGAAAAGTGCAGAAAGGAGAGCTCAAGTATTTCTaaagatcaagaacaaatacAAATGGAGAAAAATTGTTGATCTTAATTGTAATGATAAATTGAGTTTTACTCCTGGAGGAATAAGGATGGATGGTTTACTTGGTTTTAATACCATGGGAGACATAAAGTCTTGGTTAGTACAAGCTAAAAATCTTAAGTTTATTGAACCATTCATAAGAGCTGGAATAGGACATCATGAAGCCAAATTTGTCAACTTAAAGTTGTTGAACTTCACACTTGCTGATAGTCCTGGTCATGAAATAACTGCTGATAGTCCTGGTCATAAAATAACTGCTGATCATCTGGATAGACTTGAAGTTGTGAAGATTATTCTTGACAAACATGATGGTTCTAAATCTAAACATAAGATCTTACTCTTATTGAAAAATGTTcaagttcaagttctttcacttgatgaactTATGATGATGTCTATAAAGAAATTGAAGTacattcactatttgctaagagttgaagatATAACTTCTAGGTTATGGTCAAACATGATTCTTTCCAATATCAGAAGAAGGATACTGGATGATGGTCAATATTATTTTGGATCATATGTTCCTAAGTACATAAATTTCAGAGGGCAAGAAGTCAACATGAAAAAGGAGAAGCTGTCATTGAAAATGTTCTTACTTGGAGGCATATAACTATGAATCCTGATGGAAGAGAAACTTTCTATGTTTAACTGGAAGACATGATGACATAAAGAGCTCAAATCAGAAATCTGAGAGCTACTATCTATCAATTATCTAAAAAAATAGAGTATAAGAAGAATTTGAAAATCAAGTTAGAAGATATTCtgttgaaaaagattgatgacagAGTTAAAACTTTTGTTAAGAGATATTGTAGAATTTATCAAAAAATATGAAGATCAAAGTCTGAAACAAAGTAAGCTTCACACTACTTATTTTGTCTATCTGGTTTTTGGCACAAGACAATTTTGttagaatttatgcttattctgcaaagcataaattgggggagattgttgagaattggctaagtcgaaGATCAACAATTAGGATATGATCAACTGTTgtgatatgattatccgttgaaagctttGTTATCATCTGTTGACAATCTTTAGTCATCCATTGATATATACAAATAATTATCCATTGAAGTTAtagcatttatccgttgatcaGGCTATTcgttgagaatgacttggatgataagtcaggactgtgagataaatcagaaggtgcagatttataggatcgtagttgatttagatatatATGGGATGTGTTAGAATTATATTGTAATATATCTTTTAATTGATAGAGGACtgattgtagttgtgtagtatataaacacagtagGTTATCATAATATGTGGTGAGCAGAACTCGAGTATTCGTATAATATAGAAGCTCTAAAGAACATTGTGTTAGGAACatgttgagtacttgatgataacttgaacaaaatacttagtagatttttaattaagtgattttgtagctttcaacggatgatcatttcaacatccgtagaaagagtagcttatgtacaataagactattagcacatttttgcatacttaaatggcttagtgaactaggtattgtagaatgtttaagtcatgttgactactagattgatatgcaagataggatggtgaattgtaaatattagatgccttgtaatcttgtataaatgaaatagagttaactgccaaaaagacagtctcaacggatgattcataaagcttcgacggatgatcaacataagtctcgactGTAACGGACCCACTAATACTATCTAACCATAATAGTAATGAAGTTAAATAAAGCAGTAAAGGGTTACAACTAGTTAATATTACAGAACCATAAATTTCAAGTCCCTGAATCCACAGGTaagagtttgaacaacatctaaaCAACTAATAATACAAAAGTCTAATATCCAAGGTCAAATACATCTACAAATTTTAAATTCCCAAAAGTTCTCTAAACCTTAGGGACAACCAGTTCCCTACCTGCTCTAACATCAGACGGTATGCATACCCTGAACCACCACAATTCTTACGCGTGGTCTGCTTGAAATGAAGCATCTTCGGGCTTAAATGAAGTGATAACATCAATAgcaatattaatgagcaaaagACTCAGCAAGCGAATAATAGGGTACAACAGTTCATCATATGCTCAATAAAACAATAATAGAAGGTAAATCAATAATATAAATTTGTCAAGTAAAGTTCAAGATTTTAACAAGTGAATGGAATTGAAATCACACAgcgctatgagcaatgaggggtgatcagcccataTCAAAGCTCCGAACCACACAACAAGTGATTCACAACCATTGAGGATCCTCGACACACATTGGCCAaataaaaccatcaggctccctgcTACTGAGGTTTCAAAACTCTAACAGTGACTGGCGCCTCAGTCTTATCATAtcattcaattcctttttaataactcatttcaatttaaaaggggttcttgatcaaggataATATAGCAAGGGGTTGGTAATGACAAAGCTCAAATAAGAGGATGATAATAGTGTTTGGGTTTCCAAAGGAAATGAATCTAATGTATAAGGGTTTTAGGTTCCACTGGATATATTAAGGAACTATTTGTAGGGGGTATTCGCAGAGATACGAGGTAATATGTGAGGAAAAAGGGgtcaattcaagtatgaaagTTCAAGATCCAATTATTGAGTGATGTCAGGAACTAATCAATGTTAGTAAATGATAGTCATACATTCATAGGGTGTTCAATCTCAAGAAACAGAATTATAAAGataagttgagagttcactttcctgaactacgcttactgagtacttgaatggaatcgtctatgggctcctttcctggcctcctacttgaacctataataaatagtatcctcATCACAAATCCTGCTAACTACCCTTTCGCGTAtattatatatacacatacatacacatatatatatataaatatacttaaCACACTTAGTTTCAAGTAATATATGcttcacataacacatagcaagaaaAGGCATGACAATAGTACACTTAGATCCTAATCACTCAAGCAATTAtcctttttaacaaataattaaCAAGTCTATTACTCTTTATCCTCCTTTACAGACTTCAACACAATCTAAATTTAGTAATGCACACTTGTGCCTCACCTCACAAGACTCACAAAACTAATGCATACTCTAAACTCTTCCCGGATGCATGCCTTGGCACCACTTATGTGCCTTGGCACAAATATACATTTCTACCTTGGGTCTTCACTTAATTATGATTTCTACAGACTCTTATGACATAATGCAACTCCCAAAATTGACTTGACATCAAGTCCTCACTCATAAAGCACTTAAACACATTGCATTCCTCATAGGCTTCCTAATGCAACTCTTATGGTGACTCTCGGGTGTTTTGGTATAAATGGggtatctccaccttgggccttcactccaaaccaactcTCTGAGGTTCCTAAGACTCTGAACTAACTCTTAGAGTTGGAATGACTCAAAAACCTcacttgggcctccctaggcctcaaGTGGAAGTTGACATAAATCTGCCTTCCCTGGTTTCCAAACTGCCCtatttttaccaacttaaaactcacttaaattgttcaattattgattttaatgACTTGTTAAACTTCCTAATACTTctttatactattataaaccaagTCCCATTGAATTTCTATCCTAAAACATGGTTATAATGGGTCAAATATGGACTTATACCAAATCTGTCATGTTTTGAGTTCCTCTCGGTTTTGTGCATGTGCACCTAATCAAATGCATGATTCTatcaaatctaaagcttctggactcaagtacATACCAATTCCTAACTTCACTGAACTTGGGCCTAACAAGGCCTCAAAAATGCATACCTAAAATGACCTACACTTCTAGTGCTAAAATCTGTCCAAATAGGACTAATGCATTCCTTCCACCTTAACTTCCTTTTTAAACATCAAATCAATGAACAAACCAACAACCAATCCTAAGATCATGCTAACACCTACTGAAATATAGTGCACAAGGTTGATTTATAACTTTATTTAGCATGTAATCAATTATAAGGACAAGCAAAGTTACACCTCACAAGACAAGCCATCACTTAGTCATTTTAAAGCAAAAATTCGAATTAcacatgcataaaaacatcatgACACCTACTGATTTTATGCTCCTATCATCATATAAATTCTAAACTAGAATTTAATCAAGGGAAACATGGCatgcaactcacaaaaatcaAGTATCAAGAGGTTAAAAGATCAACTACAATACTACTATCATGATCTCGGGTTTTAAGCCAAAACTCGAGTTATATACTTGGATTAAATACTTGATCCCTACTGATTTTAATCTCTTATAGCCATGAAATAATTAACCTATCATTTTAACATAAAATTCGTGGCATGCATCTCACAAAAATCAAGTAATAAAGCTCATAGCAAGCAAGTATGGTTCCTAGTCTAAAAATActtgtaaatcaacatgcaaaGGCAAATTTCAACATGCAAGGGCTATAATTAACATGCAAGTCTTAAAAATTAATATACTTGAAGATATGCATAGTATTCAAGAGTTTAAACATCATATTTCATCATTTTTGAAGCAAAATATTTATAAGCAACATGCAAAGTCATTTTCATAGAAATTTCTAAAGAATCAACCATATACATTCGACTCTTTTAATAAATCATTGCCAAATGCTATGaacaagattatgacttggaATATTGAAGTAAAAATACTCATCCAAGATCATATCAAGTCCATATCTTTAAGCCCTTATGCTTTTAgtccttaaatccatgagaattcAAGGCCTAAATCTTGGCTATTAAAATACATCAACACATAGTTAAACATACCTTTTATGAGCTAAATATTCAAGTATAAAGGTGAGAATATGAGGGAACTAGCTCCTTGATCAAGGTGTTtgaaaaaggaaagaaaaaaaatgaaagaagAGGGGGTGGGGAggcttcggccgagagggagGAAAAAGGGGAGGGAGGGAGTGAAGTGGTGAGCAAAATAAGAGAATGTGACTCGTGTTTTGGATTTTGTTGTGTTAAAATGGTAGTGGAATGGGGAAATGACTCTTATGCCCTTTCTATAAGCTTAAACACTATTTCATGCAAGGGCACATGGGTATTTTACTTGGTTAAAATgggttagtggggttggaaatggcAATCCTATCCTTGGTCTCTTTTATAAAgaattttgcatgcaagggcatattagtaatctagtaatcattttttagaattaaaaatgtacttaaaaagaatgaattttaataaataaagtacaattccataaatcaaaaaaattataccataatttactttaaaattttagaaattttataagagtattttcaagaaatttgaataaaaataattttcaacaGAATTTTCTTTATAATAATACTTCTATAACAAACCgcataaaaatataatttaattagcTTTTAATGCAAATAAAGCTTTAAAAATTTAATCTAGCATTATACCAATTTATCTATTCGTCTAAGCACAAAATTTCCATATCCAAATATTTGTACGAAGATTCGAATTGTCTCAAAGAAAATATATTCGTATTTACTTACTGCACATAATCACTGGAAAACAATATTTAGAAACTTATGTACTCACAGTAAAGCATAGAAATGCCACATCATAGaatttataatatcataatatttacagtcgttacaaccttcccccctttaaggattatgtccccagaatctaagcaaacagatgaggatacttatctatcatatcactttctaattcccatgttgactcttcaattttgggatttctccacaaaactttaaCTAAAGGAACTATCTTATTCCTTAACATTTTATCCTTTCTATCTAGAATGCTAACAGGTTGCTTGACATAAGATAAATCTGGCTCAATCTCCACTGGTTCATTCTCTATGATACATTTGGTGTCGGGGTTgaacttcttaagcaatgatacgtgaaaaacattgtgaaggTGCTGCATTTGAGGCGGTAAGGCCAACGCGTACGCCACTTTTCCAACTTTacccaaaatctcaaaaggtccgacaaatcttggactcaactttcctttctttccaaatctagttATCCCTTTTCATGGCGACACTTTCAACAGAACGGTTTCTCCTATTTCATACTCTACATTCCTTCTGCGCGGATCAGCATACTTTCGTTGTCTATCCTGAGATGCGATCAATCGATTTCGAATCAAATTCACCGCTTCTTTCGTTTGCTGAATCAGTTCGAGGCCAATTACCTTTCACTCTccgacttcatcccaacatatgggtgatctacatttccttccataaagagcttcgtacgggggcattccaatactgacatgaaagctattgttatacaAAAACTCTACTAAAGGTAggtgatcgtcccaatttcctttaaagtctaAGGCACAAgatctcaacatatcttctatggTCTGGATCATGCGCTCACTCTGTCCATCCTTCTATGGGTGATAGGCAGTGCTCATCCTGAGTCAAGTTCCCAAATGTTTTTggaattgcttccaaaatctagAGTTGAAACGAGGGTCTCTATCcgacacgatagatactggaactccatggtgagtaacaatttccttaagatacatatgaatcaacttgtccattgagaatctctcgttaatcggtagaaaaatgagctgacttagtcaatcgatcaattattacccaaatagcatcatggttAGATCTGGTCCtaggtaatccaactataaaatccattgcaatgtgctcccacttccattcaggTATTTCTAAGGGCTGAATTAGTCCACTCGGTCTCTGATGTTCGGCTTTTACCCTTTGACACGTGTAACACTTACTAATCCATTGAGCAATCTctttcttcatgtctggccaccaaaaattctgtttcaaatcttggtacattttgtacttcctgggtgaatagAGAATTCTCAGTTATGAGCATCCTTCAAAATTTCGTTCTTCAATTCTTCCACCTTCAgtatccaaattcttgatgagaatcttagaATTCCTTGGTTGTCTTTTTTAGTACAAATCTCTTCTTCGGTCAACTCATTCATCCTTTgattcatcacttcttcttgacacttcttgatctttcctaataattctggttgaaaagtcaacGTACAAATCATTTCTGTAGGTGCACTTGGAGTTCTAATCttaatttccatcttctcaaattcctttgaTAACTCTTGGTCCATGGTCaacatattcagtctctccttgcGACTCAAAGCATCCGCTACTACGTTCGCTTTTCCGGGATGATAATTGATTgtgcaatcgtagtccttaatcaactccaaccatctttaCTGCCAAATGTTTaattccttctgagtgaaaatatacttcaggctcttgtgatccgtatatatctcacatttCTTTCCATATAGATAATTTCTCCACAGCTTCAAGGCAAATACAATTGCAGCcaattccaagtcatgagttggGTACCTTTGCTCGTGAGGCTTAAGTTGTCTTGacgcgtaggctatcaccttcccgtgttgcattaaaacacagcccaatcctttgtGTGACGTATCATTgaatatcacaaaatctcctttatCATCTAGCAGAGCTAAAACTGGAGCAGTGACCAACTTttgctttaattcttgaaaactcctttcatatttctccgtccattcaaacttctcattctttcgggtCAAATTTGTCAATGGTACCGAAATCTTAGAAAAATCCTTCACAAATCTTtgatagtatccggccaatcccatgaaacttaCTTCAGTTGGGGTCTTCGGCCTCTCTCagttcattacagcttctatctttgctggatcaactcgAATCCCTTCCCTGCTAACAATGTGTCCTAGAAACTGAACTTCTcgcaaccaaaattcacacttcaaaATTTTTGCATATAACTTCTCCTTTCTTAAAGTCTCCAAAGATATTCTCAGATATTCAACATGTTCTTCCTCAGTCTTTGAGTATATTAAAAtgtcgtcgataaacacaatgacaaacttatcATAGTACTCCTAGAATACTggattcatcaaatccataaaggcggctggcgcatttgtcaatccGAATGCCATAACTATAAACTCGTAATGTCCGTATCTAGTTCtgaaagcagtctttggtatgtcttccgGCTTAATCTTCAGCTGATGATATCCCGATCGCAAGTCAATCTTTAAGAAATAAGTCGCTCCTTTAAGTTGGACAAACAAGGCATCAATACGAGGTAACGGATACCTATTCTTGATGGTCAatttgttcaactctctatagtcaatgcacaatctcatacttccgtccttctttttcaTAAACAAAATTGGAACACCCCATTGAGATACACTCggccttataactcctttatccaatagtTCTTGTATTTGCTTGTCCAATTCCTTCAATTCTGCTGGTGACATACGATAAGGTGCCTTCGATACCGGTTCCACGCCGGGCGCTAAGTCGATAGAAAATTCGATTTGATGGTCAGGCGGCAATCCAGGAAGTTCGTTAGGAAATACATCGAGAAATTTGCTAACTATCGGAATACTTCCTATATTCGGCGTCTCCTTAGATCTATCAATTACGTGAGCCAAATACCCTTCACACCCTTATCTTAACAGtcttttagcttgaatcattatCAAAAACGTCTTAACTTGCTTCTACCCTTTAAACTCTACTCTCTTTCCTTAAGGGGATTaagaatcactttcttcttcttacaatttatctgagcacCATGCtctgctaaccaatccattcctaatataacgtcaaattttCCTAATTGAAAAGGTATGAGGGAAGCAGGGAAACTATAGCCTGAAATCTCTACTTTACACCGAGGGCAAACACCtttaacagatactcgttcttgattaGCCAAAATGATAGATAAAGGTTCAACTAACAGTTCAATTTCACAATTCAACTTGCCAATAAAAGATTCAGATatgaaagatctagtagctcTGGAATCAAATAGCACTATAGCATTGATGTTGTTGAcagaaagcgtacctgccacaacttcaaaa
The sequence above is drawn from the Apium graveolens cultivar Ventura chromosome 2, ASM990537v1, whole genome shotgun sequence genome and encodes:
- the LOC141700202 gene encoding uncharacterized protein LOC141700202; translation: MFPPSYPAQARTFNMNIKDVVQSFEVVAGTLSVNNINAIVLFDSRATRSFISESFIGKLNCEIELLVEPLSIILANQERVSVKGVCPRCKVEISGYSFPASLIPFQLGKFDVILGMDWLAEHGAQINCKKKKVILNPLKERE